In one Gossypium hirsutum isolate 1008001.06 chromosome D09, Gossypium_hirsutum_v2.1, whole genome shotgun sequence genomic region, the following are encoded:
- the LOC107890730 gene encoding ethylene-responsive transcription factor ERF025-like, whose product MANLSPEVNPPTPQIPDSTLDLVQLPNHSNLPSIPTPNPVQYSWPGSGRHSSYRGIRSRSGKWVSEIREPRKTTRIWLGTYPTPEMAATAYDVAAIALKGPDTDLNFPDMILSYPKVASTSAADIRAAAASAAASRLPMPDTGSSKQDQGNLQNEGTASTFSTCMESGSGQEYIDEEELLNFPNLMVDMAGGMLVTPPRINSLASDDSPEISDIESLWTYP is encoded by the coding sequence ATGGCCAATTTGTCCCCCGAAGTGAACCCACCAACCCCTCAAATCCCCGACTCTACGCTCGATCTTGTGCAGTTGCCAAATCACAGCAACCTACCTTCCATCCCGACGCCAAACCCTGTTCAATATAGCTGGCCTGGTTCCGGAAGGCATTCTAGTTATCGGGGAATACGAAGCAGGAGCGGCAAATGGGTATCTGAAATACGCGAGCCGCGTAAAACCACGCGTATATGGCTCGGAACGTACCCCACTCCTGAAATGGCAGCCACCGCGTATGATGTGGCTGCTATTGCTCTAAAAGGTCCCGACACGGATTTGAACTTTCCGGATATGATTCTTTCGTATCCAAAAGTGGCTTCTACATCCGCAGCCGATATTCGAGCGGCTGCTGCTAGTGCTGCCGCTTCCAGGCTACCCATGCCAGATACGGGGTCATCAAAACAGGATCAAGGCAACCTTCAAAATGAGGGTACCGCGTCGACGTTTAGCACTTGCATGGAGTCTGGTTCAGGTCAGGAATATATTGACGAGGAAGAGCTTTTAAACTTTCCCAATTTGATGGTGGACATGGCAGGAGGAATGCTCGTAACCCCTCCCAGGATCAACTCACTCGCTTCAGATGATTCACCAGAGATTTCAGATATAGAAAGCCTATGGACTTATCCTTAA